One window of Nymphaea colorata isolate Beijing-Zhang1983 chromosome 1, ASM883128v2, whole genome shotgun sequence genomic DNA carries:
- the LOC116252507 gene encoding autophagy-related protein 2 isoform X2 — MLSRWALKHVFRFILKKKLGKIILGDLDLDQLDVQLGAGSIELHDLALNVEYLNQKLGMNPIMVKDGSIGSLSVKIPWNVSNCEVEIKDLEIVLSQQSVEEVPGAVEHMRSHRVEKPSISGSRVKISDSRIHQDATFTPSDVHEGVKTIANLVKCLLSNFHVKVNNLLVALDPNPKKAGKTSHIYRIMVFHITELAYGTCLSESVQTHSDSGSQSDGFLGMTKLTNFVTFHGATVELLQVIDEESQSDFSDASGFGISQSCKPFVPPIPVFTGENGLCGTLKLSMPWKNGSLDISKVDAEFHIDPVELRFYPSSIQFIIFLWDSFKFIGRNDNGSTNCKAVGSETGLRLVTNMNSHIGVETLPNESIPGTRLILDWVPVGIIKDKNAGAEVEPDFGASVNQFFDCLDGISSQSALSSSGIWNWTCSVFSTISAASSLASGSLHIPTEQQHVQTNINATIAGVSIILSFHDETQNGCNGMKSSGENMYVNNMNSDVESLHLEQKNMLPDQKTCFYSSVHYLEANLQGLNVIFQIFPQQVKFEAVLKQIMVNDCFKFEGKATDSGLLVNGDELFREVNLVHSLQSEIQGALPPFPFSFEDPPDMLKNVSRSDTVVANLHLEPVDTKVQGDDHRPIARAKYVKMNILRTSTSSEHLISVISRHANGKLRASTSFFAHLPPTIMWVNLNTVNMLLDLCNQIRKTAVPNFGGTSDASSHGRQDRKGFDQTSEDMANPTVVSVQGNIVLAETRTIVCFPLQRYGDSRSLYFHNNFAVFDLCPSERTDSAGETFHVQNGCSGGSSNYMPSTSIHLNIGSFSVYLISKPDRNTSEGNLFVYNEQSFSAKEIFSSIAGSCGKCSGVFMIWNVDAVTDMRIAKRAWDMATSRNFSRNKDSRKKCEYASVATVSDQEGISSQVHQELISASGFSFRVHFARAIVSLGHTEYALLVHLISQVLGVFSNGGSAKNDVNTREDFSKDKLQSHDVKFSQSSFLLECDVLDISVKLEEALDVNTSIQKELPGSWASTCLTVQNFELLSGSNIGGMPSSSILWVSHGEGELWGSIVKTAGEVAGTSEDIMLVCARNSAMRRGDGGGANALSSGFAGTSIVHLSYPDMQMSTSITLKCGTLVAPGGRLDWLAALSSFFCVPAGDGACSSDADRQKKFSQKEKVYESSFFLELVDVALSYEPYQKGVKAGKEGLKSACPDPMKCTGKIGEQGVACLLAAASLYVSSRNSDGATSSDYKIGIQDIGLLLSDLPALWNLVDYDVRHLRANNYVKVAGETLVEVILETDSDDGTWQLTCSGCHVKINTCHDTMAGLICLGNQLQQLFAPDLTESVLHLQTRWNIVMQANNDRDETKAFGGDTSKSPLIVQVTDEDNNSSPLGLMDEILDDVFREEAAQSLGPSESLSNHPPSSETVSDNKCFLHTSKNGNAPLNASSNLLHQPEQGNLSKPSPNCLPEFIDDYYVLDTFSAQNPGGYHKHSDAGPSSRATGSANNVDNGKSGWYEDGSFCIVENHVPIVNHHEGCIDSASSEYSFSSFASVAEELKSKGRIILENVNVTWAMFAGSDWSSSSCNGSEVSKTIGRDTAKCLELSLLGMNIKYDIFPNGKLNVSNLSISIQDVHVYDSSKEAPWKMILGYYHSKLHPRESHAKAVDLILETVKPDPLIPLEEYRLKLSLLPLRLHLHQSQVDFLVSFFSHGHPSSDQFSSVPNDLGRPCTFATSVSQLNVVEEALLPFFQKCDIYPSILRVDYIPQHVDLAALGGGNYVELLNLVPWKGIELRLKYVHAAGIYGWNSVCETVIGEWLEDISHNQVRELIKGLVPVRSLCSVGSGAAKLISLPVTNYRKDHKLLKGLQRGAITFLRSVSLEAVALGVHLAGGAHDMLLQTEYILQNVPPSVHTASRDREDAAVRVNQPNNAQEGVQQAYKTLAHGFGKSASALVGNPMKSYNRGASAGSALASAAKSAPAAAVAPATAAVGAIHCALLGVRNSLDPERKRESMEKYSGPSSLHHKPMR; from the exons ATGTTGTCGCGATGGGCGCTGAAGCACGTCTTCAGATTTATCTTGAAGAAGAAGCTTGGGAAGATCATCCTGGGGGATCTCGACCTCGACCAATTGGATGTCCAGCTGGGCGCCGGCTCGATCGAGCTTCATGACCTCGCTCTGAACGTCGAATACCTCAATCAGAAG CTAGGAATGAACCCTATCATGGTCAAAGATGGATCAATTGGTTCTTTATCAGTCAAAATACCATGGAATGTAAGCAACTGTGAGGTTGAAATAAAGGATCTTGAGATTGTACTTTCACAACAGTCGGTTGAAGAAGTCCCAGGGGCTGTTGAACATATGCGATCCCACAGAGTTGAAAAACCATCAATTTCGGGTAGTCGTGTCAAGATTAGCGACAGTAGGATCCATCAAGATGCTACATTCACTCCTTCAGATGTTCATGAAGGAGTGAAGACAATAGCAAATTTGGTGAAGTGTTTGCTTTCCAATTTCCATGTAAAAGTAAACAATTTGTTAGTTGCATTAGATCCTAACCCAAAAAAAGCTGGAAAGACGTCACATATCTACAGAATCATGGTTTTCCATATCACAGAATTGGCATATGGCACATGCCTGTCTGAAAGTGTGCAGACACATTCAGACTCAGGTTCACAGAGTGATGGTTTCCTGGGGATGACAAAGTTGACAAATTTCGTGACATTCCATGGCGCAACAGTGGAACTTCTTCAGGTGATTGATGAAGAGAGTCAGTCAGACTTCTCAGATGCCTCAGGATTCGGTATTAGTCAGAGCTGTAAGCCTTTTGTGCCTCCAATTCCTGTCTTTACTGGAGAAAATGGTCTCTGTGGAACTTTGAAACTAAGCATGCCATGGAAAAATGGCTCTTTGGACATTAGTAAGGTAGATGCAGAATTCCATATTGATCCAGTTGAGCTAAGGTTTTATCCTAGCTCCATACAGTTTATCATTTTCTTGTGGGATTCTTTCAAGTTCATTGGGAGAAATGACAATGGAAGCACAAATTGTAAGGCCGTGGGTTCCGAAACAGGTTTAAG GTTAGTAACAAATATGAACTCtcatattggtgttgaaacttTACCAAATGAGTCAATTCCTGGCACACGTTTAATACTTGACTGGGTGCCAGTGGGTATTATCAAAGACAAAAATGCTGGAGCAGAAGTAGAGCCTGATTTTGGGGCAAG TGTCAATCAGTTCTTTGACTGTCTGGATGGTATAAGCTCTCAGTCTGCTCTTAGTAGCAGCGGTATATGGAACTGGACGTGCTCTGTTTTCAGTACAATTTCTGCTGCTTCCTCCCTTGCTTCTGGTTCCTTGCATATCCCAACTG AGCAGCAGCATGttcaaacaaatataaatgCGACAATTGCTGGAGTGTCCATCATTCTATCTTTCCATGATGAAACACAAAATGGATGTAATGGCATGAAGAGCTCTGGGGAAAACATGTACGTCAACAACATGAATTCTGATGTAGAATCTCTGCATCTGGAGCAAAAAAATATGTTGCCAGatcaaaagacttgtttttatAGTTCTGTGCATTATTTAGAAGCAAACCTTCAAGGACTTAATGTCATTTTCCAG ATTTTTCCCCAACAAGTAAAGTTTGAAGCGGTACTGAAGCAGATCATGGTCAATGATTGCTTTAAGTTTGAGGGCAAAGCTACAGATTCGGGCTTGTTGGTTAATGGGGACGAACTATTTAGAGAGGTGAATTTGGTCCATTCTTTGCAGTCAGAGATTCAGGGTGCTCTTCCACCATTCCCTTTTTCATTTGAAGATCCTCCTGATATGTTGAAAAATGTGAGTCGGTCGGATACTGTGGTTGCAAATTTACACTTGGAGCCTGTTGATACCAAGGTGCAAGGAGATGATCACAGACCTATTGCGAGGGCCAAGTATGTGAAGATGAATATTTTGAGAACAAGTACTTCCTCTGAGCATCTGATTTCTGTGATATCTCGGCATGCAAATGGGAAACTAAGGGCATCAACATCGTTCTTTGCCCATCTTCCACCCACCATAATGTGGGTAAACCTGAACACTGTCAATATGCTATTGGACCTATGCAATCAAATTCGGAAAACTGCTGTTCCAAATTTTGGTGGAACTTCAGATGCATCATCTCATGGTCGTCAGGATCGTAAAGGGTTTGATCAAACAAGTGAAGATATGGCAAACCCTACAGTGGTAAGTGTTCAAGGCAATATCGTTCTTGCTGAAACAAGAACAATTGTGTGCTTTCCTCTCCAAAGATATGGGGATTCCAGAAGCCTTTATTTCCATAACAACTTTGCTGTTTTTGACCTGTGTCCATCAGAGAGGACAGATAGCGCAGGAGAGACTTTTCATGTGCAGAATGGATGTTCAGGAGGCAGCTCCAATTACATGCCTTCCACGTCTATTCATTTAAATATTGGTAGCTTCAGTGTATATCTAATTTCAAAGCCTGATAGAAACACTTCTGAGGGAAACTTATTTGTCTATAATGAGCAATCTTTTTCTGCAAAAGAGATTTTCTCTTCCATTGCAGGAAGTTGTGGCAAATGCTCTGGTGTCTTTATGATTTGGAATGTAGATGCAGTCACAGACATGCGTATAGCAAAGAGAGCATGGGATATGGCTACTTCAAGAAACTTCTCTAGGAACAAAGATTCCAGGAAGAAGTGTGAGTATGCGTCTGTAGCTACTGTCAGTGATCAAGAAGGTATAAGTTCCCAAGTACACCAGGAATTGATTTCTGCTTCAGGTTTTTCCTTCCGCGTCCATTTTGCACGAGCCATTGTCAGTCTTGGCCACACAGAGTATGCACTGCTGGTGCATCTCATAAGCCAAGTACTGGGTGTCTTTTCCAATGGCGGCTCAGCAAAAAATGATGTGAATACCAGGGAGGACTTTTCAAAGGACAAACTGCAATCACATGATGTCAAGTTTTCTCAGTCATCATTTCTTTTAGAATGCGATGTGCTAGACATTTCAGTCAAATTGGAGGAGGCGTTAGATGTGAATACATCAATCCAAAAGGAGCTTCCAGGTTCTTGGGCTAGTACATGTCTGACGGTTCAGAATTTTGAATTGCTTTCTGGTTCAAATATTGGTGGCATGCCTAGCTCAAGCATTCTATGGGTAAGCCATGGTGAAGGTGAGCTTTGGGGTTCCATTGTTAAGACAGCTGGAGAGGTTGCAGGAACAAGTGAGGATATAATGCTTGTCTGTGCCAGGAATTCTGCGATGCGTCGGGGTGATGGAGGTGGTGCCAATGCTTTATCATCTGGATTTGCTGGTACTTCCATTGTACATCTCAGTTATCCAGATATGCAAATGTCAACCTCAATAACTCTCAAATGTGGGACCCTTGTTGCTCCAGGTGGTCGTTTGGATTGGTTAGCGGCTTTATCATCCTTCTTTTGTGTTCCTGCTGGTGATGGTGCATGCAGTTCTGACGCTGATaggcaaaaaaaattttctcaGAAGGAAAAGGTCTATGAATCATCCTTTTTTCTGGAACTTGTGGATGTTGCTTTGAGTTACGAGCCTTACCAAAAGGGAGTTAAGGCTGGTAAAGAGGGGCTTAAATCTGCGTGTCCAGATCCCATGAAATGCACTGGCAAGATTGGAGAGCAAGGTGTGGCATGTCTTCTTGCTGCAGCTTCATTATATGTTTCGAGTAGAAACTCTGATGGTGCAACATCTAGTGATTATAAGATCGGGATTCAAGATATTGGCCTTCTTCTTTCTGATCTTCCTGCTTTGTGGAATTTGGTAGATTATGATGTAAGGCATCTCCGTGCAAACAACTATGTTAAAGTTGCTGGGGAGACATTAGTGGAAGTGATTTTGGAGACCGACTCGGACGATGGCACTTGGCAACTAACCTGCTCTGGTTGTCATGTCAAAATCAATACATGCCATGATACTATGGCTGGTTTGATTTGCTTAGGCAACCAGCTTCAGCAGCTTTTTGCACCTGATTTAACAGAATCTGTGCTGCACTTACAGACTCGATGGAATATTGTCATGCAAGCCAACAATGACAGAGATGAAACAAAAGCTTTTGGTGGGGATACATCTAAATCTCCTCTTATTGTGCAGGTTACAGACGAGGATAATAACTCGTCACCACTTGGTCTAATGGATGAGATACTAGATGATGTCTTTCGTGAGGAAGCAGCCCAATCTTTGGGCCCATCTGAATCTTTGAGCAATCATCCTCCATCCAGTGAAACTGTTTCAGATAACAAATGCTTCCTACATACGTCTAAAAATGGTAATGCTCCACTAAATGCCTCAAGTAATTTACTGCATCAGCCTGAACAAGGAAATCTCAGTAAACCCTCTCCCAATTGCTTGCCAGAATTTATAGATGACTACTATGTGCTAGATACATTTTCTGCACAAAATCCTGGTGGGTATCACAAACACAGTGACGCAGGTCCTTCATCTAGGGCTACTGGTTCTGCAAATAATGTGGATAATGGGAAGAGTGGATGGTATGAAGATGGCTCGTTCTGTATTGTTGAAAATCATGTCCCCATTGTGAACCATCATGAAGGATGTATAGATTCAGCCAGTTCTGAGTACTCCTTTAGTTCTTTTGCTTCAGTTGCAGAGGAGTTAAAGAGCAAAGGAAGGATTATTCTTGAAAATGTCAATGTTACATGGGCAATGTTTGCAGGATCTGATTGGTCCAGCTCTTCGTGCAACGGTTCAGAGGTCTCAAAAACAATTGGACGTGACACTGCCAAGTGCCTAGAGCTGTCATTGTTGGGGATGaacattaaatatgatattttccCTAATGGGAAACTTAATGTATCAAATCTCTCGATATCTATTCAGGATGTCCATGTATATGATAGCAGTAAAGAGGCCCCATGGAAGATG attctggGATACTATCATTCTAAACTTCATCCTAGAGAGAGCCATGCAAAAGCAGTAGATTTGATTTTAGAGACTGTTAAGCCAGATCCGCTGATACCTCTTGAAGAATACAG GCTGAAACTTTCATTGCTTCCTTTACGGCTACATCTGCATCAAAGTCAAGTTGATTTCTTAGTTTCGTTCTTTTCACATGGACATCCTTCCAGTGACCAATTTTCTTCTGTTCCCAATGACCTGGGTAGGCCTTGTACATTTGCAACCAGTGTTAGTCAACTTAATGTCGTTGAGGAGGCATTGCTTCCTTTTTTTCAG aaatgTGACATCTATCCAAGTATTCTGCGTGTGGATTACATCCCTCAACATGTTGATTTGGCAGCACTTGGTGGGGGTAACTATGTTGAGCTTCTTAATCTGGTTCCTTGGAAG GGAATTGAGTTACGACTCAAGTATGTCCATGCTGCTGGCATTTATGGATGGAATAGTGTTTGTGAAACAGTAATTGGTGAATGGTTGGAAGATATCTCTCATAATCAG GTCCGTGAGTTAATTAAAGGGTTGGTTCCAGTTAGGTCCTTGTGTTCTGTTGGCTCTGGGGCTGCTAAGTTGATATCATTACCGGTTACAAACTACAGGAAGGACCACAAGCTGCTCAAGGGTTTACAAAGAG GTGCCATTACATTTCTTAGGAGTGTATCACTTGAAGCGGTTGCTTTAGGTGTACACTTGGCTGGTGGAGCCCATGATATGCTTCTTCAGACAGAGTATATTCTTCAAAATGTGCCACCTTCAGTACACACAGCTTCTAGAGACAGAGAAGATGCTGCTGTGCGAGTCAATCAGCCAAATAATGCACAAGAAGGAGTACAACAG GCATACAAAACCCTTGCTCATGGTTTTGGAAAGTCTGCATCTGCGTTGGTTGGAAATCCCATGAAGTCATACAACCGTGGTGCGAGTGCTGGATCAGCTCTGGCAAGTGCTGCCAAGTCTGCCCCTGCTGCTGCTGTGGCTCCTGCTACTGCAGCAGTTGGTGCAATACATTGTGCTCTCCTCGGTGTAAGAAACAG cCTCGATCCAGAGCGCAAGAGAGAATCTATGGAGAAGTATTCTGGTCCCTCTAGTCTGCATCATAAACCCATG AGGTAG